A single window of Chitinophaga sp. XS-30 DNA harbors:
- the gyrB gene encoding DNA topoisomerase (ATP-hydrolyzing) subunit B, whose product MSEELVQATTPSNGYDAGSIQVLEGLEAVRKRPAMYIGDIGVKGLHHLVYEVVDNSIDEALAGYCKNIEVTICEDNSVRVKDDGRGIPTGMHTKEKRSALEVVMTVLHAGGKFDKNTYKVSGGLHGVGVSCVNALSDPLHVTVHREGKIFEQEYRMGHPQYSVREIGTSDITGTIVHFKPDATIFIETTYNRETLAGRLRELAFLNRKIRITLTDEREKDENGNAFSEVFYSEGGIVEFVELMDKNGRRNPLVPTPIYIETHDPASNVAVEVAILYNDSFNEHVFSYVNNINTIEGGTHVAGFRRAITRVFKAYGDKNKMFEKSKVEVTGDDFREGLSCIVSVKVPEPQFEGQTKTKLGNSDVMGIVDSAVASVLDAYLEEHPREAKTIINKVVLAAQAREAARKARQMVQRKSVMTGSGLPGKLADCSDNDPAKCELYLVEGDSAGGTAKQGRNRNFQAILPLRGKILNVEKALEHKIYENEEIKNIFTALGVTIGTPEDDKALNLTKLRYHKLIIMTDADVDGSHIATLILTFIFRYMKAMVEQGFVYLAQPPLYQVKKGKEHIYAWTEEQRKAAVARLAGSGREDSVTIQRYKGLGEMNAEQLWDTTMNPDARTLKQVTIDSAFEADRIFTMLMGDEVPPRREFIESHAKYAKIDA is encoded by the coding sequence ATGAGTGAAGAACTAGTGCAAGCAACTACCCCTAGCAATGGCTATGATGCGGGTAGTATTCAGGTATTGGAAGGGTTGGAAGCCGTGCGGAAACGTCCCGCCATGTATATTGGCGACATCGGGGTCAAAGGGTTACACCATCTGGTATATGAAGTAGTGGACAACTCTATTGACGAAGCCCTCGCCGGTTATTGCAAGAATATTGAAGTGACGATCTGCGAGGATAACTCCGTACGTGTGAAAGACGATGGCCGTGGTATCCCCACCGGCATGCATACCAAAGAGAAACGCTCGGCGCTTGAAGTGGTGATGACCGTGCTTCATGCCGGCGGCAAATTCGACAAGAACACCTATAAGGTATCCGGTGGTCTTCACGGTGTGGGCGTAAGTTGCGTGAACGCTTTGAGCGACCCGCTGCATGTAACCGTTCACCGCGAGGGCAAGATATTCGAGCAGGAATACAGAATGGGCCATCCCCAGTACAGTGTCCGCGAGATCGGAACCAGTGATATTACCGGTACTATCGTGCATTTCAAACCCGATGCCACCATTTTCATTGAAACCACATACAACCGCGAAACCCTGGCCGGCCGCCTACGCGAACTGGCCTTCCTGAACAGGAAGATCCGCATCACACTCACCGACGAGCGCGAAAAGGACGAAAACGGCAACGCATTCAGCGAAGTATTCTACAGCGAAGGCGGTATTGTAGAATTTGTGGAACTGATGGACAAGAATGGCCGCCGCAACCCGCTGGTACCTACCCCCATCTATATCGAAACACATGATCCTGCTTCCAACGTAGCAGTAGAGGTGGCCATATTGTACAATGACTCCTTCAATGAACATGTTTTCTCTTATGTCAACAATATCAACACAATAGAAGGCGGCACCCACGTAGCCGGCTTCCGCAGGGCTATCACCAGGGTCTTCAAGGCCTATGGCGACAAGAACAAGATGTTTGAAAAGTCCAAGGTGGAAGTGACGGGGGACGACTTCCGGGAAGGCCTCAGCTGCATCGTGAGCGTAAAAGTTCCCGAGCCGCAGTTCGAAGGGCAAACCAAGACGAAGCTGGGCAACTCCGATGTAATGGGTATTGTGGACAGCGCTGTGGCCAGTGTGCTCGATGCTTACCTGGAGGAACATCCCCGTGAGGCAAAGACCATTATTAACAAGGTGGTACTGGCCGCCCAGGCGCGTGAAGCCGCCCGCAAGGCCCGGCAAATGGTACAACGCAAAAGCGTGATGACCGGCAGCGGGCTGCCCGGCAAGCTGGCGGACTGCTCCGATAACGACCCCGCAAAATGTGAGCTCTACCTCGTCGAAGGAGACTCCGCGGGTGGTACGGCCAAACAGGGCCGCAACCGTAATTTCCAGGCCATTCTCCCGCTGCGGGGAAAGATCCTGAACGTGGAGAAAGCGCTGGAACACAAGATCTACGAAAACGAAGAGATCAAGAACATCTTTACAGCGCTTGGCGTGACCATCGGCACACCGGAAGATGACAAAGCACTGAACCTCACCAAGCTCCGCTATCATAAACTGATCATCATGACGGATGCCGATGTGGACGGAAGCCACATCGCCACACTGATCCTGACCTTTATCTTCCGCTATATGAAGGCAATGGTGGAACAAGGGTTTGTGTACCTCGCCCAGCCACCTTTATACCAGGTGAAGAAAGGGAAAGAACATATCTATGCATGGACGGAAGAACAGCGCAAAGCAGCTGTGGCCAGACTAGCGGGCAGCGGAAGGGAAGACAGTGTAACCATACAGCGTTATAAAGGTCTTGGTGAGATGAACGCAGAACAACTCTGGGATACCACCATGAACCCGGACGCCCGCACCCTGAAACAGGTGACGATCGACAGCGCATTTGAAGCCGACCGGATCTTTACCATGCTCATGGGTGATGAAGTGCCCCCACGCCGGGAATTTATCGAGTCTCATGCCAAATACGCTAAAATCGACGCATAA
- a CDS encoding PepSY-like domain-containing protein, whose protein sequence is MKKVTLIICAAIFSSGVAFSQKKSSKTKSAAKKVEAPAAVKEAFQQNAQFTGKADASWKKTASGNWIAAFEQEGVKTAVEYSTEGTWVATRSEYASNNLPESVLGTLQNKYPSAVVKDGWKIERADVAAYYKVNIDDNGAAKTVLLNDIGTIVE, encoded by the coding sequence ATGAAAAAAGTAACGTTAATCATATGCGCTGCTATATTTTCTTCCGGCGTAGCATTTTCGCAAAAAAAATCATCTAAGACCAAATCCGCTGCAAAAAAAGTAGAGGCTCCGGCCGCTGTGAAAGAAGCTTTCCAACAGAACGCGCAATTCACAGGGAAAGCTGACGCGTCCTGGAAAAAGACTGCATCAGGCAACTGGATCGCAGCTTTTGAGCAGGAAGGAGTAAAAACTGCAGTAGAATATAGTACCGAAGGTACCTGGGTCGCTACCCGCAGCGAATATGCAAGCAATAATCTGCCCGAATCAGTTTTGGGTACTTTACAGAACAAATATCCTTCCGCCGTTGTTAAAGATGGATGGAAGATAGAAAGGGCTGATGTAGCGGCTTATTATAAGGTAAACATTGACGACAACGGAGCTGCCAAAACTGTACTTTTGAATGATATTGGCACTATTGTTGAGTAG
- a CDS encoding AraC family transcriptional regulator — MKEVQEILSIAIPQPALSDQLQLAETASVSVPDCLDYSLQRYVFERPLPVEDVAMVVYQPAKRGQTAAIELRYCVAGNKYCKNPNCTDEVCAGGHKKNDCNNKLPSVDMITVRFQPAFIQSLQKGNSSSTIFEMQSRKPFVKTIQLCTKSKAVLEQMVHNNYEGVLRNIFLQSKSLELLLFSSDQFIQNDPDERYGCRFLTQMEDRGKIEKARSILLEQLDAPITIRELARRVAMNECYLKKGFKAMFGTTIYDYFQKERMEKAKGLLYEKGLSVSEVAIMMGYSCISHFSTAFKKHTGLKPCELLLR, encoded by the coding sequence ATGAAAGAAGTACAGGAAATATTATCAATTGCGATCCCGCAACCAGCGTTGAGCGACCAGCTGCAACTTGCCGAAACGGCCAGTGTGTCAGTGCCCGACTGTCTGGATTACAGCCTGCAGCGCTACGTCTTCGAGCGTCCCCTGCCGGTGGAGGATGTGGCAATGGTGGTATACCAGCCCGCAAAACGTGGACAAACGGCAGCGATAGAGCTGCGTTACTGCGTGGCGGGGAACAAGTATTGCAAGAATCCCAACTGCACGGACGAGGTATGCGCGGGAGGCCATAAAAAGAATGATTGTAATAATAAGCTGCCATCTGTGGATATGATCACGGTGCGTTTTCAGCCGGCTTTTATTCAATCGCTCCAGAAAGGGAACTCCTCCTCCACAATTTTCGAAATGCAGTCCAGAAAGCCTTTTGTGAAAACCATTCAGCTCTGTACCAAATCGAAAGCGGTGCTGGAGCAGATGGTGCATAACAACTATGAAGGTGTGCTGCGGAATATCTTTCTGCAAAGCAAGTCCCTTGAACTGCTCCTGTTCAGCTCCGATCAATTCATCCAGAATGATCCTGATGAACGTTATGGTTGCCGTTTCCTCACCCAGATGGAAGATCGCGGGAAGATCGAGAAAGCCAGAAGCATCCTTTTGGAGCAGCTGGATGCACCGATCACCATCCGGGAGCTGGCCCGCCGGGTAGCGATGAACGAATGTTACCTGAAAAAAGGTTTCAAAGCGATGTTCGGTACTACCATCTATGATTATTTCCAGAAAGAAAGAATGGAAAAAGCGAAAGGCCTGTTATACGAAAAAGGGCTCTCCGTTTCTGAAGTGGCCATCATGATGGGGTATTCCTGTATTTCCCACTTTTCCACGGCTTTCAAAAAACATACAGGCCTTAAGCCATGTGAATTATTGCTCCGCTAA
- a CDS encoding SIMPL domain-containing protein, whose protein sequence is MKKLTVLLMGLFMTATSFAQTTDNKPPVKKIEVNGSAEMEITPDEIFVNITLREYMNRNTKVAITTLEAKLQKAVQDAGIRKSDFTIENVFGYNYDQWWRKKKNDEDFLARKQYRLKLNRLDKINGILAAVDEEGIEAVNVASYTHSKMEDFRKQVKMDALKAAKAKAEYLLGAIDEKIGGVIEIQEFNTDHYSDVRPEMANVRMFASKAADAGGAPDSNIDFKTIKIRAEVKAVFGIK, encoded by the coding sequence ATGAAAAAATTGACCGTATTATTAATGGGACTCTTTATGACAGCAACATCTTTCGCCCAGACCACCGACAACAAGCCCCCGGTGAAGAAGATCGAAGTGAACGGCTCCGCCGAAATGGAGATCACTCCGGACGAGATCTTTGTGAACATTACCCTGCGGGAGTATATGAACAGGAACACCAAAGTGGCGATCACCACGCTGGAAGCGAAACTGCAAAAGGCCGTGCAGGATGCCGGTATCCGGAAAAGCGATTTCACCATCGAAAATGTATTCGGCTACAATTACGACCAGTGGTGGCGTAAAAAGAAGAACGATGAAGACTTCCTGGCGCGTAAGCAATACCGGCTGAAGCTCAACCGGCTGGACAAGATCAATGGTATCCTTGCGGCAGTGGATGAAGAAGGTATCGAAGCCGTGAATGTAGCTTCTTATACCCACAGCAAAATGGAGGATTTCCGCAAACAGGTGAAAATGGATGCGCTGAAAGCAGCCAAAGCAAAAGCGGAATACCTGCTCGGTGCCATCGATGAAAAGATCGGTGGTGTAATAGAGATCCAGGAGTTCAATACAGACCATTACAGCGATGTGCGCCCGGAAATGGCCAATGTAAGGATGTTCGCCTCCAAGGCTGCCGATGCGGGAGGAGCGCCGGATTCCAACATTGATTTTAAAACGATCAAGATCCGCGCAGAAGTAAAAGCGGTGTTCGGCATAAAATAG